The Microplitis mediator isolate UGA2020A chromosome 4, iyMicMedi2.1, whole genome shotgun sequence nucleotide sequence GAAACATTTTCACAAACTATTCAAAGTAAAACATCAACTTTTGATAATGAATCATCTATAataactaaatataaatttttagatacaatatttaaacaaacatTTTCTGATTTATCATTACTAGTATGTATTAAATCTACATTAACTTTTATTGAGATTCTtacaataattgattatattattgaaaaattaaatttttatgaaaatagtaatgataatttaattgataaacaaAGCGATAAACATCTTTATGAATGGGTTAGTCTATTACTTGATTCACATTATCAACATTATTTATTGTCTCAGGATACTCAAGTTATtgtaattcttaaaaaattacatgccATTATAAACGATCATGTAAGTTTataatattatcatatatatatatatatataacttaaatcatttaattataatatcattatcattatttttcagtttcaaatatttaaagatataCAAGATCTCAGACCAATGCTACAACGTATTATCAACGGAAAATCTTTAAAACCCTCTCGtaaagattttaataaattttattccattgaacaaataaaattgtattaataaattaattaaataaataaacatgtaTAATTAacgattaatattttattattatgtacaCAATTACATTAATTGTAATTGGATTTTTGATCATCCTTATCAACAGATGACATTTAATATGtgtattattttcattgttacattttattatcatataaataacaatagtTACGGTACTATTAATggtgatttattattattattattattatcgtttttttttttttttttttttttttcacttctactatgtttaatttaattgatctaTGTGCGGAACTGTTGAAAGGTTGCCAATGGCTGCCATAGAAATTTTGCCACTGAGTTTTCCAGCCGcctaattatgataaataaaataaacaattaatattgagttttacataattttaattttgacagattataataataataattacctttTTAACATCTGTTGATGAAACTTTATCAACTTCAGCAGCAAGAGAAGTACTAGACACTGGACGTCCTTTAAATAATGTTTGCTGAGCAAGATTTTCCAATTGACTTGTATTATTATCACTGGCATATAAAATTGATGCTTTCAATTCGGTTTTTCCTCGAGCAATGTCAGCGTCAGTGATATTCGGAGAGCTCATCCATTTGTAAGCTGCTTTggtaatcttaaaaaaaaaacgttacataataataataataatacttaatcttttttttttttttttaatataaaatactcGATTGGTCATTATTACCGGTCCAGCAACATTAGCAGGCGCCTGGATAATAATTCCAAAAAGTCCTGAATCAGAATAACTGGCATTAAAAGCAGAAATAGCAAACGGATCATTGCCAGCTGCTGAAATAACACTTCGCTGCAATGGAGCTGTTGTTGTTCCCCACTTAATATGAGGGCCAGTACCAGCAGCTTGTTGTAATATAGCAAATGCTAACGCATCTTTGTCATTATTAAAACCTGAACCCTCGACAGCTAGTGCAACACTGGCAATAGGAGAATTACGTTCTTTACGTATTTCTCCACCATAATATTTAGCTGATGATGGATTTCCATCGCCTGATCCAACATTTAAAGTATTTGCAAAGCTAGATAAGTCTGACAATGATATACCAGTACCTACTACAGCACATCTTGGTCCTGTAAACCAGGTATTGACAAAGTGCTgcaactaattatttaaaaaaaaaaaaaaaaatttcaagtattacatttttatttactattattaaaaaaaaagtatatacatacatttaaataCTTACACTTTCGGATGGTATTTTATCAATATGACGTTTTGGAGAATACAAAGAGTAACCCAAGCCAGTACGATAAGCTGCTTTGTGTAAAAGTTCAAGTAATCGTGTTGCTTCAGGAATTGTTGAAAGTTCATAACGTAATCGCGgtgataaatcatttatttcccATGGTTTAAATACCTGGCGTGTTGCTACGTCCTCTAAGAAATTGAGAGACTCATTTCTAAATTAatcgtaacaaaaaaaaaaaaaaagttaatagctatattattttttgataataataataataataatgttactTACAAATGATTACGAGTTACTTGAAGAGTATAAGCAATTGATTCACGATCACTTGTAGCAAATAAATTTCCACCAAGTTGTTGAATATTTCGGGTAATACCGAATGTTGTTGCACGAGATGTTGTAAGCCCTGCTGCTAATCGTAAAACATGTGAGATACCTTGAGTATCATAAGTTTCATTCCGTGGTCCAGCTCTgtacataataataacaatagtaataataataattattattattataaaatatcaattggaAATCTTACTTAAAGACAATTGACACTTGAGTCACTGGACTATTGTTGTCAAGTGCAGcaacagtaattttattacttaaaactTGGGAATCAGCAATAGTAGTAGCTGCTGGTGAAATATTTGCAGCTTTTGCTGCTGCAGCTGTATAATTTCTTACCTAAAAgttaaagaatatttaaaatcgctttataaaaaaaaaaatattcatttcttggaattatagttaaaaaatgaaatgaaatgataattacgtaactttgaaaaatttaagtataatcaaaattaatattaaaggtAAACTTAGTAATGCTttattgtattaattaatgattttaaaaattattattaaacttaaaatgtCTACGGTTTTACATAACGCtcaactttaaatttaaaatatgtaatatatacttatagaaaaaaaaaaaaaaaatgtaaacacagatatgtattaaaaataaaatttttttaaaaactaggaTTGTTAATTACTATACTTACTGATGAATTGCGTAAAATAGGAGAACGTACTGCAGAACAAgccatttttaaaatgttaaaaaagcAAGAAGATCCCTTTATTTTCGTTTAATGCAGTACATGCAGTGAAAGGTAGATCGGGTGGATTGTATCGGCCATTGAAAATACACAAAATAATGACAACGAAcgttgttaaaaattaactatcgGGGTCGAAACTTATTGATTAAAAGAGATGACAGGTATATACAATTACATACCAAAGAAACAAGATGGAGCAAGCTTGTTgtgatacaataattaataattatcttatcGACTACTAGATATCACAATAAGTCAATTCTAAGTTGTGTATCTGTGAGTATCACCCTcttgttgttatttatttttctcatcatTAGAAACAacgcaagaatattttttaattaataaattttctaagatattttttatttttacaaagaaATATCAATcttgttgataaattaattttgttaataaataaaaaaaaatttttaaatgtaaaaatggCACTCCATCCCtggtgtcatttttaagagTTAAGATTATTGTTAAGATCGTTAATGATTAAATTGGAAACATTGTTATCAACATtatagttttcaaattttgatcgTCGTAGTTTTCACGTGGTGGAGTCACTAGTTGGGTTTTCTAATTAGCTATAGTTCACCAGCAATTAAGACTAACTCATACCAACTGGcaaaagttacaaaaattCTGTAGCCAACTTCGCATTATCTATTTCATAATGAATTCCCGGTATACTTGCAAGTTGTCtcgtatttttctttttcttttttttttttttttttttctgtaagtTTTTCATTACTCATTTCATGATTTTCTCCAGTTACATTGTAATCTATTGTAATGGAAATCAAGAAAACatgatatatataattttgagaAGTGAcgtaaaaatgtaattacaataactaacagaaatttaatttttggaaacGTTTATTGTAACAATGATTACTATAtcttttaaatgattattaatttgatattatattataacaaatataatattaatatctgTAGGTAAATTTATCTacatctgatttttttttcttttaccaaACTTTTACataatttctatttaaatactttatgtaaatttcattataaaatataaatagtattatttatataaatatgttatcAGTTTCATTTCAAAGCTTTAATcgtgtttctttttttctttttttttgtaaattaataatagtcctaatagttattattattattattaaaatttgtatacaaaaataacttttgagccTAATGATGTTTATCCACTTTTCTGTTGAGAAATGCTAGGAGATAATTCTGGAGGGGATGCTTCAAATATTGTTTCAAGAGATGCGCAAAATTCAGATCATCAGTgtaaaatggaaaataaattaggACTAACAAATAAAGAGGCTTTGAATATTCTTCATGATGAAATAGAACGTGTTTTAATTGAATATCAAgatgattattataaaaataagtgagtttttttttttttttttttttttttttttttcgtcactagtagaaaaaaatacaatatatatgtatacatacatatatttttataataatatatttttgatagaaaATATCGAGATTGGCTAAAAGATACACTACACCATAAAAGTCAATACACTACACTTTGTTGGACATCAGCTGTTGCATTGTTTATTAATGCTATTACTTTAATAATTGCCTATTTTAATACCCATGAACTaaggtaaattaattaattaatttttattattattattattattattattactattattacttTTGCAGGAGTTATTCATCACTGCCATATGAAGGATTAATTGTTTGTTGTCTTGTtgtactaaattttattttagtgatttctgACAATATTTTACGTCATAATGAAATACCTcacagaattaaaattcttttaacaaaaataaatggtataatcaagtataaaaaatcattattttttaaatattaatttaaaaaaaatattattactattttgatgtgattttatgaattattattattaatgttattatatAGCTGCACAATCATTATGCAAATGGAAACCTGAAAATTTTCCACATCTTTGTACTCCATTGTCACCTTGCGTAACTCTACAATGGACTTATCGGGATAATGCAATCGTCAATTTACCATGGGCTTTATTGGTTACTGGTGatgttattgtaattaaacctGGTCAACAAGTACCTGGATATTGTATTCCGTACaatgtaatttattgaatttatatattattcattattactatatatttgttatttattgtatttttattattttttaaggatCCAAATGGACCAGCTTTGCATGCCAAAGAAATCTACAGTCCTAATGTTAATCACAATACAAATGATATATTTACATCACCACAACCAAGAATTccactaaaaaatcaaatctaCATATTAAAGGAAACTccttatttgataaatttacgaATGGCTTTAGATCAGGCCCTTGATCGACCGGTTACGTATCATAATCGTAAACGTCATCTTCTTATGATTTGTTGCATTGAACAATTGGTTTATCctattcttttaataattgtcttactaataaatttattacgacatttatattttcacaAGTATGCTGGTACTGGCCATTGGACTGAGTTATATTTATTGCAACCAGTTGCAGTTACACTTCCGTTATTGCCAATTATTTTTCCtgtattttggatttttttaaattgctttGGAATGGCAAGATTTAAAGCTTTATTTCAACTTTATCAATCATCAAGTAAAATTTCGGTTggtttactattattattatttataaattattgaaatatattactattgttaatgtgttatatttattatttcatataacAATAGTTAGTTGATCCATTTGACGATACAGACATAGCAGGACCTAATAATCCTGAGGTTGTTTATAATTGGTCAGAATTGGCCGagtatttttttgcaatagtTTTTGGTAGAGAATTTATGATGTCACGTTCAGCAAGTATTCTTCACGTACTCGGGTCAGTTACGGCATTATGTTGCATTGATAAAAAAGGAATATTATCTTGGGCCAATCCGACCgctgaaaaagttttttttttacgtaatgCCAATGCTGTTTCTCGTACATCTAGGTAATACAAAAatcatgtttttattttttttttaattataaaattttgatattttaattaaaaaattttatatatattcaattttagtTCTATTAGTCTTGACAAACCTTCAGAATCACCTcgaacagcaacaacaacagaaCCACCACCTGTAATTGAGCAGCAACAACaagaacaacaacaacaacaacaacaacaacaacaacaaagtCAACGAACTTCTTACAATCAccatggtaaaattttattattttctaaattgtCATTATAATAGATGattaattagtattattaaaaatatatgatattacaAATATCAGTAGCTGAAGTTCTTGATTTAACTCATGACCATGCGTTACCATTTCGTCTTCAATTTGATGATCCCTCATGGAGGCATCATTTGAATTCCTTGAAGCCTCTGGGTCTggcaatacttttaaatacctGTAATATGGAAACTCAAGAACATTATACTCAATTCTGTTGTCACATTACCTGTGAAGCtctttataatgaaaatttagtaCCAGTTATTAACAGAAGgtattttaaattagtaatataatatatatatatgtttatttattgccactatatgattattatgataaataataaaataaatattttaaaaaacataatttaatgaaaaaagactaaacaattataaataatcatgtTTGTAAACGATTAAATTTAGTAATGGTTTTACAACTTTAATTgtgttgaataataaatttgtcagCTACAACAGCAACAACGATAAAATTGATTCACACGAGAAAGATACAATAATGCAAAGTTCGAGGCGAACGAATTTAATCGTCGAGGAATCTGAAAACATTGGAAAGACGGGGTCAGTTAAATTATGTcacttaattataataataattattattattactactattattattattattattgttattattattattattattaatattaatattaatattattattaatttatttattaatctacttgtaaactctttttaactagatattttaaatctttcttactattattagtattatttttattatacttagATTCATATTCTTTCGGTGAGTGAACCTCGAACTCTGTAAATAAATCTTAGCCAATACTACTTTACTTTCATTAATTTGtcgtattattaatatttttttatgtattcattttttaatttatggatttttaaaaattatatatttcaacaGATGTTTATGTGAGCTTGCCAAACAAATTGGATTTCAAGAACAAGCTCaggaaatttttcaattagaaCAACAGCTTTCAACTTTTCGACATGttgtatgtatattttattaacaagaAGATAGCattagatattaattaaataattaacgttaataattattttagcaGCCAGAAATGGTTAGACGTGATATTAAATTTGCTAGATCATTAAGTATCGCAACAAAACTTAAATTTCCTTTTCCCCATATGGTAGCAGTTGTTATGAAAGAACGTACAGGTGGTAGTTTACAACTATTAACCCAAGGTACTGCTGATATTATATTGGATTCGTGTATTGAATTTTGGGATGGTCATGATCTTTGTCCATTAACTGCATCTGACaggtttaaaattatatatatatatacttcatttatcttaatataattaattctatataatttatagtttttattttattttgatttaatttatccttatttttgattttattattaaaatatgtagaaaaaaaatccaagatTTTTATCAGCGAACAAGTTTAACATCGTACTGTACTGCGTTTGCATACAGACCACTGATTCACAAcgtcaacaataaattatcaaatatatatttagaacTTCCATCTGATAGTAAACATTTATACGCTCCTCACAGAAGTCCAACACCGTTACCATGGGATTTTCGAAATGTTTTAGATCCACGTGTTAAAGGATTGTTAGGACAATTTCATTCTAcaggtaaatattttattttataacaataacaataataataaaataatatttaaatatttatggatTACTTTTTATCATAGATTCATTACTTTGTACAGAAAATAAAGATGAAgaaattaatgatattgatAGTTGTTTTGAAATGCAAtgtaatcaaatatttattggaaTGGTAACAATGCAGTATCAAGCTCAAGCGGACATGGTTTGtattttactataattatcattatcaatatttttaattaatagaagTAATATTGTCTAACTGATGcttgcaaaaaatattaatagtaattaaaaatataatatattatcatactttgttattaattgaaataatttattaattatattggtCACTGACAATGACAACCATAACAATGGTATATTATTAGGTCCAATTGATTGAACAATTAGAAAGGGCGTGTATAAGATTTGTTCACTTCAGCAAGGAAAATGAATTACGTTCGCGTGTATTCTCAGAGAAGATGGGTCTTGAGAGTGGATGGAATTGCCATATTTCATTACTCAGCGAAAGAGCTAGGTATTATTAACTCTCGTTCATTTTAtcataattcatttaattaataaaacaaaattaaaataaaataataataataataattttttacactaaaagttaaacgtttatttttttatttattattattattatttttttttttttttcgatatctaCTTCTTGACTTACATAATATCATATTATGTTATATTGTATTATGTACAGttggataattaattttttgatatcacTTATGCTTTTGggctttaattattaattaaaaaaaaaaacaattagttTTTTGATATCTATCGgtaaattattagtattattattattattaataacattttttcaataaatttccgTATTTTATGTTAGatgtagataatttaattgacgcatataaattataaaaggaaaattaaCAAAGTTCAAAGTTATattctattaaaataataataataataatgttaattttaataatttatggttgttgagttttattatttgcttgataatttaatataataactttattttttgattgttaaattaacaatttaattgtttggagtatataataatataatatattttaatcttaaaattgtatattttaagTGGGTATGTATGTGTACATGATGTAACTAACAAAATGACAATAGGTCAGAGAGCCCAGTAGGATGTTGGGTGAGCCAAGCAGCTGCTATGTCCTCACCAACGTCTTCTGACAAATTTAATCAGTATAATACTGATTCCTGCATGATGAACGAGGAGACCAGCGTATTGCTTAATCGTGTATGTCCTCGgtatgttattaaatatttcaccTACCGaggaatttaatatttatattcatattcatattcatattcattattattttgttaacaataataaatacttgatATCGAAATCaagttcaataaaatttattttaattgttattttcaagcTATTTATTGCTCTATGTTATTGTTTcataactttattattattattattggttaaataaaaattttacagttcTAATTTGGATGTAAGTCGGGCAATTAGTATGTCTGCACCAAGTGCAATAAATACAGATTATACTACTGTCAAATTCGAGGAAGAAACTACAGAATGGAACCCAGAGCCTGTTTTACATACAAAAAGTGCAATGAGTCACAggtttgtaataaaaatacttaaaattttattatttacgatTTTTATGTCATGaaagttataataatttcatctCAAGTGGGATTagaataaacataaaaatttgtaataattattacttaagtattatttaaaaatattaattattaataataaaagttaaaatgtatttttttagggAACATGATATAATTAGAAGTGAGGACAGTGTACTGGTTCAAAGTGTTGATTTAGGATCTGGGCATGAAGCTTGGAGATCACTAAGCTGTCTTACTGATAGTACTGAACAGAGTGCTCCagttaattttgatttatctaaTAGAGTAAGtaaattagtttaataaaaataacaataataataataataataataataaaaatattgtaggcAAAATTACCAAGAGGAATAGATAAAATTCGTCCGCATATTGAAATGGTTGACAATGTACCTTTATTAGTATCGTTATTCACTGATTGTAATACAACTGTAACTCGGGAAATGTTACATATTATGCAAGATTATGGTGAAGTTGTTTGTGTACTTGGTTCATCAGCTAATGCTGAAAATATGCCAATATTTATGCAAGCAGATgctgggtaaaaaaatttatttgattttcgctaaaaaaattccatgtcTCGctgttaaaagtttttttaactatttcttaattaacttttacattttctgacatcaatcattttttaaaatttatttgttaatctatataaacaataataataattatagagtTGCAGTTGAACCTTTGTATCCACAAGTTTGTCAAAAAGTTCCTGTAATGATGAATACTCATGATTATCAAGGTCCATCACCAGTAGATTTAAGTCGTGCTCTTAACTCAATAGCTTGTTCTCTAAGTCTAAAACGCGAAGATCCAATAGCTTTATTTCATCTTGTAATGGaggtaagttaattaattataaaaatgcaataaaattaataaacatatatacatgatattttatttatttttgtttgatcATAATTATAGGCCAGAGATTACATGAGGTGCTTATGGAATTGTGTTCAATTTTGGCTTTGTTGTGTTGTGACACTTTCTTTTGCCCAAGCGttatcagtatttttattactaccaCCTTTACTTTCAATAAGTCAAGTAATGTggttaatttgtttaattattccaCTTTTATCTATGTCAATAATGGCCACACCAACAGATCCTACAATTATGCAAAGGGCTACAGGAAAAAATCAGTGTGTCATTAATGGCGAGGTAtcattaaattacaaaatttgttttattatcattattattaaattttttttttcgtttttttaggtagctttttttgttatttggtGCTATGGTAGTAAATTTTTGCCAACAATAATAACACTTGTATTGTCACAAATGGTTTTTTACCTATTTTTATGTCcattttatacaataaaaacaacagCAACACCAACAATTAATAGAgaatgtttttatatttatcctGAAGTTAATAATAGTGATGTTAGTTGGGGTGGATGGAATTCTCAgccaaatattatatttatgatgCAGCATTTTTCGTTAACGTTAATAGTTTTACATTTTGGTATgtacataaaaaatgattatatgaATTTGACAATACTattgttttatattatatgttaataagtatatttatattatttcagTAACAATTTCATCAGGTTTTGTCCATagagaatatttaatttttcgaagattgccatttaataatttattttggttTTGTAATATAGTTATTGTGTaagtatatttaattgaaaaaaaaaaaattgaaaatatattatttataaaataattataagttattattaacaataattatcataGTTTAGGATTACAAGCTCTATTTTCTGGTAACACattgtataatttattgaaagaagaacaacaaaaaaattcaaaatttccaattcaattgccattatattttttaatatctattccgatagtttttataataaatgagcTTGTAAAATGGCAAGAAATTAAGTAAgtattactaataaataaataacaaaaaaattaaaatatttattaaatttaaataaaataattttagagcAAATGTGCGATATCAAAAGAGGGCACGATTAGAATTTGGTACAAAACTCGGAATGAATtcacctttttaattttaaaaaacataataaatgtaaatacaTTATTCAATACCATGTTTACAGTTTAATGCCAAATACAAAACCCTGcgtatattaatattaataataataataataataatattatcatttttacatGATCAGTAAGTAttgtacatttaaaaatatattgtacacaattattaaaatgagaGAAAATtctgtcaataattaatataaaatgttaaaatactCAATACGaaagagtaaatttaaaatttataatacaaatttaGTCAtcggataaaataataaaatttatattactttagctattattgttgttattattattactattattcattttttttcgtatgttattcaatttttaaatatatttgtgagactaaattttttataattattagaataacaagcatttaaaaatttaagtagttaacaatataaaaataatcttagatgtattaaatatacatataatgtACAATGAGTGAttgagaattattattattattagcattaaaaatgaaatatttt carries:
- the LOC130666690 gene encoding transmembrane protein 94 isoform X6 encodes the protein MLGDNSGGDASNIVSRDAQNSDHQCKMENKLGLTNKEALNILHDEIERVLIEYQDDYYKNKKYRDWLKDTLHHKSQYTTLCWTSAVALFINAITLIIAYFNTHELRSYSSLPYEGLIVCCLVVLNFILVISDNILRHNEIPHRIKILLTKINAAQSLCKWKPENFPHLCTPLSPCVTLQWTYRDNAIVNLPWALLVTGDVIVIKPGQQVPGYCIPYNDPNGPALHAKEIYSPNVNHNTNDIFTSPQPRIPLKNQIYILKETPYLINLRMALDQALDRPVTYHNRKRHLLMICCIEQLVYPILLIIVLLINLLRHLYFHKYAGTGHWTELYLLQPVAVTLPLLPIIFPVFWIFLNCFGMARFKALFQLYQSSSKISLVDPFDDTDIAGPNNPEVVYNWSELAEYFFAIVFGREFMMSRSASILHVLGSVTALCCIDKKGILSWANPTAEKVFFLRNANAVSRTSSSISLDKPSESPRTATTTEPPPVIEQQQQEQQQQQQQQQQQSQRTSYNHHVAEVLDLTHDHALPFRLQFDDPSWRHHLNSLKPLGLAILLNTCNMETQEHYTQFCCHITCEALYNENLVPVINRSYNSNNDKIDSHEKDTIMQSSRRTNLIVEESENIGKTGCLCELAKQIGFQEQAQEIFQLEQQLSTFRHVQPEMVRRDIKFARSLSIATKLKFPFPHMVAVVMKERTGGSLQLLTQGTADIILDSCIEFWDGHDLCPLTASDRKKIQDFYQRTSLTSYCTAFAYRPLIHNVNNKLSNIYLELPSDSKHLYAPHRSPTPLPWDFRNVLDPRVKGLLGQFHSTDSLLCTENKDEEINDIDSCFEMQCNQIFIGMVTMQYQAQADMVQLIEQLERACIRFVHFSKENELRSRVFSEKMGLESGWNCHISLLSERARSESPVGCWVSQAAAMSSPTSSDKFNQYNTDSCMMNEETSVLLNRVCPRSNLDVSRAISMSAPSAINTDYTTVKFEEETTEWNPEPVLHTKSAMSHREHDIIRSEDSVLVQSVDLGSGHEAWRSLSCLTDSTEQSAPVNFDLSNRAKLPRGIDKIRPHIEMVDNVPLLVSLFTDCNTTVTREMLHIMQDYGEVVCVLGSSANAENMPIFMQADAGVAVEPLYPQVCQKVPVMMNTHDYQGPSPVDLSRALNSIACSLSLKREDPIALFHLVMEARDYMRCLWNCVQFWLCCVVTLSFAQALSVFLLLPPLLSISQVMWLICLIIPLLSMSIMATPTDPTIMQRATGKNQCVINGEVAFFVIWCYGSKFLPTIITLVLSQMVFYLFLCPFYTIKTTATPTINRECFYIYPEVNNSDVSWGGWNSQPNIIFMMQHFSLTLIVLHFVTISSGFVHREYLIFRRLPFNNLFWFCNIVIVITSSIFW
- the LOC130666690 gene encoding transmembrane protein 94 isoform X1; translation: MLGDNSGGDASNIVSRDAQNSDHQCKMENKLGLTNKEALNILHDEIERVLIEYQDDYYKNKKYRDWLKDTLHHKSQYTTLCWTSAVALFINAITLIIAYFNTHELRSYSSLPYEGLIVCCLVVLNFILVISDNILRHNEIPHRIKILLTKINAAQSLCKWKPENFPHLCTPLSPCVTLQWTYRDNAIVNLPWALLVTGDVIVIKPGQQVPGYCIPYNDPNGPALHAKEIYSPNVNHNTNDIFTSPQPRIPLKNQIYILKETPYLINLRMALDQALDRPVTYHNRKRHLLMICCIEQLVYPILLIIVLLINLLRHLYFHKYAGTGHWTELYLLQPVAVTLPLLPIIFPVFWIFLNCFGMARFKALFQLYQSSSKISLVDPFDDTDIAGPNNPEVVYNWSELAEYFFAIVFGREFMMSRSASILHVLGSVTALCCIDKKGILSWANPTAEKVFFLRNANAVSRTSSSISLDKPSESPRTATTTEPPPVIEQQQQEQQQQQQQQQQQSQRTSYNHHVAEVLDLTHDHALPFRLQFDDPSWRHHLNSLKPLGLAILLNTCNMETQEHYTQFCCHITCEALYNENLVPVINRSYNSNNDKIDSHEKDTIMQSSRRTNLIVEESENIGKTGCLCELAKQIGFQEQAQEIFQLEQQLSTFRHVQPEMVRRDIKFARSLSIATKLKFPFPHMVAVVMKERTGGSLQLLTQGTADIILDSCIEFWDGHDLCPLTASDRKKIQDFYQRTSLTSYCTAFAYRPLIHNVNNKLSNIYLELPSDSKHLYAPHRSPTPLPWDFRNVLDPRVKGLLGQFHSTDSLLCTENKDEEINDIDSCFEMQCNQIFIGMVTMQYQAQADMVQLIEQLERACIRFVHFSKENELRSRVFSEKMGLESGWNCHISLLSERARSESPVGCWVSQAAAMSSPTSSDKFNQYNTDSCMMNEETSVLLNRVCPRSNLDVSRAISMSAPSAINTDYTTVKFEEETTEWNPEPVLHTKSAMSHREHDIIRSEDSVLVQSVDLGSGHEAWRSLSCLTDSTEQSAPVNFDLSNRAKLPRGIDKIRPHIEMVDNVPLLVSLFTDCNTTVTREMLHIMQDYGEVVCVLGSSANAENMPIFMQADAGVAVEPLYPQVCQKVPVMMNTHDYQGPSPVDLSRALNSIACSLSLKREDPIALFHLVMEARDYMRCLWNCVQFWLCCVVTLSFAQALSVFLLLPPLLSISQVMWLICLIIPLLSMSIMATPTDPTIMQRATGKNQCVINGEVAFFVIWCYGSKFLPTIITLVLSQMVFYLFLCPFYTIKTTATPTINRECFYIYPEVNNSDVSWGGWNSQPNIIFMMQHFSLTLIVLHFVTISSGFVHREYLIFRRLPFNNLFWFCNIVIVLGLQALFSGNTLYNLLKEEQQKNSKFPIQLPLYFLISIPIVFIINELVKWQEIKANVRYQKRARLEFGTKLGMNSPF